In the Arthrobacter zhaoxinii genome, one interval contains:
- a CDS encoding putative protein N(5)-glutamine methyltransferase, producing MQSYGIPAGLVSRLREAGCVYAEEEAVLLLSGAPGAAVLDLMVARRLAGQPLEQVLGWASFGGLRVGLRPGVFVPRRRTEFLAEQAVHVLAGRSTALVVELCCGSGAVAMVVSAAVPDCRVYAVDLHPDAVECARSNLPQAAVLQGDLFLALPQELRGRVDLVVANAPYVPTGALATLPREARNYEPAATFDGGRNGLDTVGRIISEAPQWLGFRGKVLLECSEEQAGAVGGLLAAAGLSPEILRNEETDATVAVGSAPPRRMKGIRQTG from the coding sequence GTGCAGAGCTACGGAATTCCCGCGGGACTGGTGTCCCGCCTGCGGGAAGCAGGGTGCGTGTACGCCGAAGAAGAAGCGGTCCTGCTCCTGTCCGGCGCTCCCGGGGCAGCGGTGCTGGATCTCATGGTGGCCCGGCGGCTGGCCGGACAGCCGTTGGAGCAGGTTCTTGGCTGGGCGTCTTTCGGAGGTCTTCGGGTAGGGCTGCGGCCGGGGGTCTTTGTTCCACGGCGGCGCACCGAGTTCCTCGCCGAGCAGGCAGTCCATGTGCTTGCAGGACGGAGTACCGCCCTGGTGGTGGAGTTGTGCTGCGGCTCGGGGGCGGTCGCAATGGTGGTCTCGGCGGCCGTGCCGGACTGCCGGGTATACGCCGTCGACCTTCATCCGGACGCCGTCGAATGCGCGCGCAGCAATCTGCCGCAGGCCGCCGTTCTGCAGGGAGACCTCTTTCTCGCGCTGCCTCAGGAGCTGCGCGGGAGGGTCGATCTCGTTGTTGCCAACGCTCCCTACGTCCCCACCGGTGCGCTGGCCACGCTGCCGCGCGAAGCGCGGAACTACGAGCCTGCCGCCACCTTCGACGGCGGCCGGAACGGACTCGACACGGTGGGACGGATCATCAGCGAAGCTCCGCAGTGGCTCGGATTCCGGGGGAAGGTCCTGCTCGAGTGCAGCGAGGAACAGGCAGGTGCAGTGGGCGGGCTGCTTGCCGCCGCAGGACTGTCCCCGGAGATACTCCGGAATGAGGAAACCGATGCCACGGTTGCCGTGGGCAGTGCACCGCCCCGGAGGATGAAGGGCATCAGGCAAACCGGTTAA
- a CDS encoding (deoxy)nucleoside triphosphate pyrophosphohydrolase: MHSQENSSQAGTAAPRSSPGVQVVGAAILDSLARPSKLLAARRSAPEALAGLWEFPGGKVKPGEGCTKALHRELAEELGIRVELGAEVPGPSEQGWPLNRTAAMRVWLAEVTDGTPEPLEDHDELRWVDLTENALMELPWIPADLPIVTALQQTVAAGL; this comes from the coding sequence ATGCATTCACAAGAGAACTCCAGCCAGGCCGGTACAGCAGCTCCCCGCTCATCGCCCGGCGTGCAGGTGGTGGGCGCCGCAATCCTGGATTCCCTGGCCCGGCCCTCGAAGCTCCTGGCGGCGCGCCGAAGCGCTCCCGAGGCGCTCGCCGGACTATGGGAATTCCCGGGCGGAAAGGTGAAACCCGGGGAAGGCTGCACAAAGGCGCTCCACCGGGAACTGGCAGAGGAGCTCGGGATCCGGGTCGAACTGGGTGCCGAAGTCCCCGGCCCCTCGGAGCAGGGCTGGCCGCTCAACCGCACCGCCGCAATGCGCGTGTGGCTGGCAGAAGTCACGGACGGGACACCTGAGCCGCTGGAAGACCATGACGAGCTTCGTTGGGTGGACCTCACCGAAAACGCACTGATGGAACTGCCCTGGATTCCGGCTGACCTGCCGATCGTCACCGCGCTTCAGCAAACGGTCGCTGCCGGGCTCTAG
- a CDS encoding Rv2578c family radical SAM protein, producing MRWQGQELNAPPAQGDDSRAGCGTASRATPPGTDAPGATATASALPLPAVPGTTDPLIPLQGLVRSVRTPDFAGVTFHEVLAKSVLNKVGGGSNMPFEWTVNPYRGCSHACVYCFARKTHTYLDMDSGADFDSQLVVKVNAAEVLRRELARPSWQHHHVAMGTNTDPYQRAEGRYKLMPGIIRALADSGTPFSILTKGTLLARDIPLLKEASAQTEIGMGISLALVDPELAKRAEPGTPTPRARLELISRLRDAGLPCSVMAMPILPWLTDGDESLDTLFSALAAAGATGVTAGALHLRPGAREWYLEFLARHYPELSGKYARLYGKGTYASKEYRDWLAGRIRFFKAKYGFTGGARFLRPAGETVPGAGRPDAAPAVSQEALF from the coding sequence ATGAGGTGGCAAGGTCAGGAACTCAATGCACCGCCCGCCCAGGGCGACGATAGCCGCGCCGGTTGCGGCACAGCTTCCCGGGCAACACCGCCGGGCACGGACGCTCCAGGCGCCACGGCAACCGCTTCGGCACTGCCCCTTCCGGCGGTGCCCGGCACCACGGATCCGTTGATTCCGCTGCAGGGCCTGGTCCGCTCCGTACGCACCCCGGACTTTGCCGGTGTGACGTTCCACGAGGTCCTCGCCAAATCGGTCCTGAACAAGGTGGGCGGCGGCTCGAACATGCCGTTTGAATGGACTGTCAATCCGTACCGCGGCTGCAGCCATGCCTGTGTTTACTGCTTCGCCCGCAAAACCCACACCTACCTGGATATGGACAGCGGCGCCGACTTCGACAGCCAGCTCGTGGTCAAGGTCAACGCTGCCGAGGTCCTGCGGCGGGAACTCGCACGGCCCTCCTGGCAGCACCACCATGTGGCCATGGGCACCAACACCGATCCCTACCAGCGTGCCGAGGGCCGCTACAAGCTGATGCCCGGCATCATCCGTGCGCTGGCGGACAGCGGCACCCCCTTCTCCATCCTGACGAAGGGCACCCTGCTGGCACGGGACATCCCGCTCCTGAAGGAAGCCTCCGCGCAGACCGAGATCGGGATGGGCATTTCGCTGGCGCTGGTGGACCCGGAACTGGCGAAGCGGGCAGAGCCGGGAACGCCCACACCCCGTGCCCGGCTGGAGCTGATCAGCCGCCTCCGGGACGCCGGCCTGCCGTGCTCGGTCATGGCCATGCCCATCCTGCCGTGGCTTACCGACGGCGACGAATCCCTGGACACCCTCTTCTCGGCGCTTGCAGCAGCCGGGGCCACGGGAGTCACTGCGGGTGCCCTGCACCTGCGTCCCGGGGCACGGGAGTGGTATCTGGAGTTCCTGGCCCGGCACTACCCGGAGCTCTCCGGCAAGTACGCCCGGCTTTACGGAAAAGGCACCTACGCATCCAAGGAATACCGGGACTGGCTGGCCGGGCGGATCCGGTTCTTCAAAGCCAAGTACGGCTTCACCGGCGGCGCCCGGTTCCTGCGGCCGGCAGGGGAAACGGTTCCCGGCGCGGGAAGGCCGGACGCCGCGCCGGCTGTCAGCCAGGAGGCACTGTTCTAG
- the pheS gene encoding phenylalanine--tRNA ligase subunit alpha, which yields MSNSTPGTGSPDTSPEGALPEPPNPLDEAAIAAAVEQALAAIAAAADLSELKEVRIAVTGEKSPLSGANRTIGKLPKDQKAAAGKLVGPARGRINSALAARTVELEAERDARILVEEAVDVTAAPRRRHIGGRHPISTLQDRVADVFVGMGWEIAEGPEVESEWFNFDALNFKPDHPAREMQDTFFVEPPEAHLVMRTHTSPVQVRSMLERDLPIYVLCPGKVFRTDELDATHTPVFHQFEGLAIDKGLTMADLVGTLEHFTRVLFGDEAKVRLRPNYFPFTEPSAELDIWHPGAKGGPRWIEWGGCGMVNPNVLRAAGIDPEVYTGFAFGMGIDRALMFRNEVSDMHEMIEGDVRFSEHFGMEI from the coding sequence ATGTCTAACTCCACACCGGGGACCGGTTCCCCAGATACTTCCCCTGAGGGCGCCCTGCCCGAGCCGCCGAATCCGCTGGATGAAGCAGCTATTGCCGCCGCCGTCGAGCAGGCGCTCGCCGCCATTGCCGCTGCCGCGGACCTGAGTGAACTCAAGGAGGTCCGGATTGCCGTCACCGGCGAGAAGTCGCCGCTGAGCGGAGCGAACCGGACCATCGGCAAGCTCCCCAAGGACCAGAAGGCCGCCGCCGGCAAGCTCGTGGGCCCCGCCCGCGGCCGGATCAACTCCGCGCTCGCCGCCCGTACCGTTGAGCTCGAAGCCGAGCGGGACGCCCGGATCCTTGTTGAAGAGGCCGTGGACGTCACTGCAGCTCCCCGCCGCCGGCACATCGGCGGCCGGCATCCCATCTCCACCCTGCAGGACCGGGTGGCGGACGTGTTCGTCGGGATGGGCTGGGAAATCGCAGAGGGCCCCGAGGTGGAATCCGAGTGGTTCAACTTCGACGCGTTGAACTTCAAGCCGGACCACCCCGCCCGCGAAATGCAGGACACCTTCTTCGTGGAGCCGCCCGAGGCGCACCTGGTTATGCGGACGCACACCTCTCCGGTCCAGGTCCGTTCCATGCTCGAACGCGACCTGCCGATCTACGTGCTGTGCCCCGGCAAGGTGTTCCGCACGGATGAGCTGGACGCCACGCACACCCCGGTCTTCCACCAGTTCGAGGGCCTGGCCATCGACAAGGGCCTGACCATGGCCGACCTGGTCGGCACCCTGGAGCACTTCACGCGTGTTCTTTTCGGCGATGAGGCGAAGGTCCGGCTCCGCCCGAACTACTTCCCCTTCACCGAGCCCAGCGCCGAGCTGGACATCTGGCACCCGGGCGCCAAGGGCGGCCCGCGCTGGATCGAGTGGGGCGGCTGCGGCATGGTCAACCCCAACGTGCTCCGCGCAGCCGGGATCGACCCCGAGGTCTATACAGGATTTGCCTTCGGCATGGGCATTGACCGTGCCCTCATGTTCCGCAACGAGGTTTCGGACATGCACGAAATGATCGAGGGCGACGTACGTTTCAGCGAACACTTCGGGATGGAGATCTAA
- the pheT gene encoding phenylalanine--tRNA ligase subunit beta, producing MRIPLSWLREYAQVPADATAEDVMEDLVKVGLEEEDVHRPTDELQGPIVVGQVLSMEPEPQKNGKTINWCSVRVVPEGAEQTLTGDGIDPSGVQGIVCGAHNFKVGDKVVVTLPGAVLPGDFRISPRKTYGHVSAGMIASVRELGIGEDHDGILVLSTLGLDPEVGTDAMELLGLYDQAAEINVTPDRGYVFSIRGAAREYAHATGTKFTDPAAAVVVPQADGNGYPVRLDDAAPIYGKPGCDRFVARTVRGVDTSRPTPPWMSSRLRLAGMRSISLVVDISNYVMLELGQPLHFYDLDKLTGEIVVRRAAEGETLKTLDEKERRLSPEDLLITDGSGAIGIAGVMGGAATEVAGGTQNVLIEAAHFEEVSIARSRRRHKLPSEASKRFERGVDWNVADVAAQRAVDLLVELAGGTADESITDVGTAPAPRRIDLPAQFPARLIGLDFTESQITGTLEDLGAAVEKTGDGYLVTPPSWRPDLETREDLTEEIIRLVGYDKIPSTLPVAPPGRGLTRLQQQRRRLLQSLAAAGLTEVLAYPFVTEADNTTFGAPEGTRPALKLANPLSAEYGYLRTSVLPGLFEVAKRNMSRGFRDLALFESGTVFLPGEHLGTESIPPLGAKPSDDVLDELYAGIPDQPLHVGVLLAGHESAPGAGNTPRAWDWADAVDFAKLMGDVLGVELVVEQGTHQAFHPGRTARIALRSGETVGYAGELHPKLLAARDMPARTVAAELNVDAVFDAAPDVIVARPISSFPISTQDVALVVAEDVPAEQVREALREGAGELLEDVALFDVYAGSGIEPGHKSLAFALRFRAPDRTLTADEASEARAAAVALAAERFGAVQR from the coding sequence GTGAGAATCCCACTTTCCTGGCTGCGCGAGTATGCCCAGGTTCCGGCGGACGCAACCGCCGAAGACGTCATGGAAGACCTCGTGAAGGTCGGCCTGGAGGAAGAGGACGTCCACCGTCCCACCGACGAGCTGCAGGGCCCCATTGTGGTGGGCCAGGTGCTTAGCATGGAGCCCGAGCCGCAGAAGAACGGCAAGACGATTAACTGGTGCTCGGTCCGCGTGGTGCCGGAAGGTGCCGAGCAGACCCTCACCGGTGACGGCATCGACCCCTCCGGCGTGCAGGGCATCGTCTGCGGCGCGCACAACTTCAAGGTGGGGGACAAGGTTGTTGTCACCCTGCCCGGCGCCGTACTGCCCGGAGACTTCCGGATCAGCCCGCGCAAGACCTACGGCCACGTGTCGGCGGGCATGATTGCCTCCGTGCGTGAACTCGGCATCGGCGAGGACCACGACGGCATCCTGGTGCTCTCCACCCTGGGGCTGGACCCCGAGGTCGGTACCGACGCGATGGAACTGCTCGGCCTGTACGACCAGGCGGCGGAAATCAACGTCACTCCGGACCGCGGCTACGTCTTCTCCATCCGCGGCGCCGCCCGCGAGTACGCCCACGCCACCGGCACCAAGTTCACCGACCCGGCCGCAGCCGTCGTCGTTCCGCAGGCAGACGGCAACGGCTACCCGGTACGGCTCGACGACGCCGCTCCCATCTACGGCAAGCCCGGCTGCGACCGGTTCGTGGCCCGGACCGTCCGCGGCGTCGACACTTCCCGCCCCACCCCGCCGTGGATGTCCTCGCGCCTGCGCCTGGCCGGCATGCGGTCCATCTCGCTCGTGGTCGACATCTCCAACTACGTGATGCTCGAGCTCGGCCAGCCGCTGCACTTCTACGACCTGGATAAGCTCACCGGCGAGATTGTGGTCCGCCGCGCCGCCGAGGGCGAAACGCTGAAGACCCTGGACGAGAAGGAACGCCGGCTCTCCCCGGAGGACCTGCTGATCACTGACGGGTCCGGTGCCATCGGCATCGCTGGCGTGATGGGCGGGGCCGCCACCGAAGTTGCCGGCGGAACGCAGAACGTTCTGATCGAAGCCGCCCACTTCGAGGAAGTCAGCATTGCCCGCTCCCGCCGCCGGCATAAGCTGCCCTCCGAAGCATCCAAGCGCTTCGAACGCGGCGTGGACTGGAACGTAGCCGATGTCGCCGCACAGCGTGCAGTCGACCTGCTGGTGGAACTCGCCGGCGGCACCGCCGACGAGTCCATCACCGACGTCGGCACCGCCCCCGCGCCGCGGCGCATCGACCTGCCCGCACAGTTCCCGGCCCGGCTGATCGGCCTGGACTTCACCGAGTCGCAGATCACCGGCACGCTCGAGGACCTGGGTGCCGCCGTCGAAAAAACCGGCGACGGCTACCTGGTGACGCCCCCGAGCTGGCGCCCGGACCTGGAGACGCGTGAGGACCTCACCGAGGAAATCATCCGCCTGGTGGGCTACGACAAGATCCCGTCCACCCTGCCGGTGGCTCCGCCCGGACGCGGCCTGACCCGCCTCCAGCAGCAGCGCCGCCGCCTTCTGCAGTCCCTGGCCGCGGCCGGACTCACCGAGGTGCTGGCCTATCCGTTCGTGACCGAGGCGGACAACACCACCTTCGGGGCGCCGGAAGGTACGCGGCCTGCGCTCAAGCTGGCCAACCCGCTCAGCGCCGAATACGGTTACCTGCGCACCTCGGTGCTGCCCGGACTGTTCGAGGTTGCCAAGCGGAACATGTCCCGCGGCTTCCGGGATCTGGCCCTGTTCGAATCGGGCACGGTCTTCCTGCCCGGCGAGCACCTGGGCACCGAGAGCATCCCGCCGCTGGGTGCCAAGCCGTCCGACGACGTCCTGGATGAGCTGTACGCCGGAATTCCGGACCAGCCGCTGCACGTGGGTGTCCTGCTGGCCGGCCATGAATCCGCCCCCGGTGCCGGCAACACGCCGCGCGCCTGGGACTGGGCCGACGCCGTCGACTTCGCAAAGCTGATGGGCGACGTCCTGGGCGTGGAACTCGTGGTGGAACAGGGTACCCACCAGGCGTTCCACCCCGGCCGCACCGCACGGATTGCACTGCGCAGCGGCGAAACCGTGGGCTACGCCGGCGAACTGCACCCCAAGCTCCTGGCCGCACGGGACATGCCCGCCCGCACGGTGGCTGCGGAACTGAACGTGGATGCGGTTTTCGACGCCGCCCCCGACGTCATCGTCGCCCGTCCGATCTCCAGCTTCCCCATCTCCACGCAGGACGTGGCCCTGGTGGTGGCAGAGGATGTTCCCGCCGAGCAGGTCCGCGAGGCGCTGCGCGAGGGAGCCGGCGAGCTGCTTGAAGACGTAGCCCTGTTCGACGTCTACGCCGGCTCCGGTATTGAGCCCGGGCACAAGTCGCTCGCGTTCGCGCTGCGCTTCCGCGCCCCGGACCGGACGCTGACGGCAGACGAAGCCTCCGAGGCCCGTGCGGCCGCCGTCGCACTGGCGGCTGAGCGGTTCGGCGCCGTCCAGCGGTAG
- a CDS encoding HAD family hydrolase, whose product MTPRTDWYLFDYGMVISTAPAPEDWRLLEQATGRRELESGTSPYWERREDFDAGRLTPAQYWGSVLGRDAGPDEVETLEGMDAAQWAHLNPRTLEVLETLRSSGANLALLSNMPDRMSRRYSAESPWVNHFSKLYFSGQMGLVKPDPRIFDRVAADLGATPEGIVFIDDNPQNISTARALGFQTVLHTGGTDLRAELARLGR is encoded by the coding sequence ATGACTCCGCGAACGGACTGGTACCTCTTCGATTACGGCATGGTGATTTCAACGGCTCCTGCTCCGGAGGACTGGAGGCTGCTGGAACAGGCCACCGGCCGCCGGGAGCTGGAGTCTGGCACGAGCCCGTATTGGGAACGGCGCGAAGACTTTGACGCCGGCCGGCTGACCCCGGCACAGTACTGGGGAAGCGTGCTTGGCCGGGATGCGGGGCCGGACGAGGTGGAGACCCTGGAGGGGATGGACGCAGCGCAGTGGGCGCATTTGAATCCCCGGACGCTGGAGGTCCTGGAAACGCTGCGCAGCTCGGGTGCCAACCTGGCCCTGCTCTCCAACATGCCGGACCGTATGTCTCGCAGGTATTCCGCCGAGTCGCCCTGGGTGAACCACTTCTCGAAGCTGTACTTCAGCGGACAGATGGGCCTGGTGAAGCCGGATCCGAGGATCTTCGACCGGGTGGCTGCCGATCTGGGGGCGACACCCGAGGGCATCGTCTTCATTGATGACAACCCGCAGAACATCTCTACGGCACGGGCCCTGGGATTCCAGACGGTGCTCCACACCGGCGGAACGGACCTGCGGGCAGAGCTGGCCCGGCTCGGCCGGTAG
- a CDS encoding endo alpha-1,4 polygalactosaminidase yields the protein MSRSTPKAGSRLGFGSTPPSPVPGPVLVLVLILVLMLQACAASGSPGPQPSGSTFPAASSSPATPPSTEVQAESAGPLWRPSPTDSWQWQLSGDVDVTVEAGIFDVDFETTTPEEIDSLKQNGRRLICYFSAGSREEYRSDAGEFPVAVRGQPLDGWPDEEWLDIRQMDVLLPIMAARMDTCAAKGFDAVEPDNLDGYVNETGFPLTAEDQLAYNRAVAELAHSRGLSVALKNDVDQIPELVDSFDFAVNEECVRYDECSLYLPFTDAGKAVLHVEYVGTLDFCAETRQLGLTSMLKPLDLGASRQPC from the coding sequence ATGAGCCGTTCCACACCGAAAGCCGGGAGCCGCCTCGGATTCGGATCAACGCCTCCCAGCCCGGTTCCGGGCCCGGTCCTGGTTCTGGTTCTGATCCTCGTCCTGATGCTCCAGGCCTGCGCGGCCAGTGGTTCCCCCGGGCCCCAGCCCTCCGGATCAACGTTTCCCGCAGCATCCTCTTCGCCTGCAACACCTCCCTCCACCGAGGTGCAGGCCGAGTCCGCTGGGCCGCTGTGGCGTCCTTCGCCGACGGACAGCTGGCAGTGGCAGCTGTCCGGCGACGTCGATGTCACGGTGGAGGCCGGCATTTTCGACGTGGACTTTGAAACCACTACCCCGGAAGAGATTGACTCTTTGAAGCAGAATGGACGACGGCTGATCTGTTACTTCTCCGCCGGGTCGCGGGAGGAATACCGCAGTGATGCAGGAGAGTTTCCTGTCGCCGTCCGAGGGCAGCCCTTGGACGGCTGGCCGGACGAAGAGTGGCTCGACATCCGGCAGATGGACGTTCTCCTGCCGATCATGGCAGCACGGATGGATACCTGCGCTGCGAAGGGTTTCGATGCTGTTGAGCCGGACAACCTGGACGGGTACGTCAACGAGACCGGTTTTCCGCTGACGGCCGAGGACCAGCTGGCTTACAACCGCGCTGTTGCAGAGCTGGCCCACTCCCGCGGTTTGTCGGTGGCGTTGAAGAACGACGTCGACCAGATTCCCGAACTCGTGGACAGTTTCGACTTCGCCGTCAACGAGGAATGCGTCCGCTATGACGAGTGCAGCCTGTATCTGCCGTTCACCGATGCGGGCAAAGCCGTTCTGCATGTCGAATATGTCGGGACCCTGGATTTCTGCGCCGAGACACGGCAACTCGGTCTGACCTCCATGCTGAAGCCTCTGGACCTCGGTGCCTCGAGACAGCCCTGCTAA
- a CDS encoding spherulation-specific family 4 protein — translation MSAARFALPWYVHPAEAPREWAWLAARRPEVSFVVVNVHNGPGPDNDEYYPNALALLRGIRILGYVSVRYGRRSVTEVGKEIAKWQRLYRVDGIMLDELPAIDTSLARCAQYAAAARAAGVTFLAANPGTFPPPEHLDLFDVAAVFEGTAESYADFQHPAWARTVPPHRLWHLVYECAPEQIDAIRDSAGGRGAGHVYATDRSLPNPWLGPPTAVSDCLLAGHPVTSP, via the coding sequence ATGAGCGCTGCACGGTTTGCCCTGCCCTGGTACGTCCACCCGGCGGAAGCCCCGCGGGAATGGGCCTGGCTTGCAGCCCGTCGGCCCGAGGTTTCATTTGTCGTGGTGAACGTCCACAACGGGCCCGGCCCGGACAATGACGAGTATTATCCAAACGCGCTCGCGCTGCTGCGGGGCATCAGGATCCTCGGATATGTTTCCGTCCGGTACGGGCGGCGGTCTGTGACGGAAGTCGGGAAGGAGATTGCAAAGTGGCAACGGCTCTACCGGGTGGATGGAATCATGCTCGATGAACTGCCGGCTATAGATACCAGCCTCGCCCGCTGTGCCCAGTATGCCGCCGCTGCCAGGGCCGCAGGAGTCACCTTCCTGGCAGCCAACCCCGGTACTTTTCCGCCGCCGGAACATTTGGATCTGTTCGACGTCGCTGCTGTCTTCGAAGGGACCGCAGAGTCCTATGCAGATTTTCAGCACCCCGCGTGGGCGCGTACCGTACCGCCGCACCGGCTCTGGCATCTGGTGTACGAATGCGCCCCGGAGCAGATCGATGCCATCCGGGACAGCGCCGGCGGGCGCGGAGCCGGACATGTTTATGCAACTGACCGGTCCTTACCCAATCCCTGGCTGGGGCCGCCGACAGCGGTTTCCGACTGTCTCCTCGCCGGGCATCCCGTGACCAGCCCATGA
- the pelF gene encoding GT4 family glycosyltransferase PelF has translation MRIVLITEGTYPVVTGGVSTWCDQLIVGLSEHDFDVVALSGSGAKIVWELPPNVRKVRVIPVWGPPAAPLRAGPRRRSSIDSTQAALAQLWDAALGPDVDDAVERTTNALRQLVDISDRIGLSHALATRGSVAAILGAWSRQAVSAGERQISVADAVMAAGIVDRALALVDNRFAKADVIHASSNGPSSLLALAQSWRHGTPILLTEHGVYLRERYLALYAAKMTWPVRRAVTAFLRRLCQVVHLHAHMVLPVNQFNARWERRLGAAPERIHTITNGVDPAKFRMVTTEPEVPTISFVGRIDPLKDLETLISAFALVRARVPDAQLRIFGPTPPENVSYKARLVALALSLGINDAVRWEGPSQGSRPAIEAGHLVALSSVSEGLPFTLLEAMMCGRATVNTDVGGVAECLDEHQTTGMLVAARDHVAFAEACVALLSDSQLRFAMGTAARRRALAEFTLERCLHRYREAYLAARDGRLLKQTPQHAAKRVHGKHAARVPAPVLTGRQFRLLA, from the coding sequence ATGAGGATCGTTCTTATCACTGAGGGAACCTATCCGGTTGTCACCGGTGGAGTGAGCACCTGGTGCGACCAACTGATCGTCGGACTTTCAGAACACGACTTTGACGTCGTTGCGCTAAGCGGAAGCGGCGCCAAAATCGTGTGGGAGCTGCCGCCCAATGTGCGGAAGGTTCGAGTGATTCCCGTCTGGGGACCTCCCGCAGCTCCGCTCCGTGCCGGCCCCCGCCGCCGTAGTTCGATTGACTCCACGCAGGCCGCCCTCGCCCAGTTGTGGGACGCCGCTCTCGGTCCCGACGTCGACGATGCCGTGGAGCGGACGACGAACGCGCTGCGCCAGCTTGTCGACATAAGCGACCGCATAGGGTTGTCACATGCGCTGGCCACCCGGGGCTCCGTGGCCGCCATTCTCGGGGCGTGGTCCCGCCAAGCCGTGAGCGCAGGAGAACGCCAGATTTCCGTCGCCGATGCCGTCATGGCTGCGGGTATCGTGGACCGGGCACTGGCCCTCGTGGATAACCGCTTCGCAAAGGCGGACGTCATCCACGCCTCCAGTAACGGCCCCTCCTCCCTGCTTGCCCTGGCGCAGTCCTGGCGGCATGGCACCCCGATCCTGCTGACCGAGCACGGCGTCTACCTGCGTGAGCGCTATCTGGCGCTCTACGCTGCCAAAATGACGTGGCCGGTGCGGCGCGCCGTGACCGCGTTCCTTCGGCGGCTCTGCCAAGTGGTTCACCTCCACGCGCACATGGTCCTTCCCGTCAACCAGTTCAACGCCCGGTGGGAACGGAGGCTCGGGGCTGCCCCCGAACGCATCCATACCATTACCAACGGTGTCGACCCCGCGAAGTTTCGGATGGTGACCACGGAACCGGAGGTGCCGACAATAAGTTTCGTTGGACGCATCGATCCCCTTAAGGACCTGGAGACACTCATCTCCGCATTTGCGCTGGTCCGCGCACGGGTGCCTGATGCGCAGCTGCGAATCTTCGGTCCCACGCCCCCCGAAAATGTCTCCTACAAGGCGCGTCTGGTGGCCCTGGCCCTCAGTCTGGGGATCAATGACGCGGTCCGTTGGGAAGGGCCCAGCCAGGGCAGCCGCCCTGCGATAGAGGCCGGCCATTTAGTCGCGCTGTCCAGCGTTTCCGAAGGCCTGCCGTTCACCCTGCTGGAAGCGATGATGTGTGGGCGTGCGACCGTAAACACTGACGTCGGAGGCGTGGCTGAATGTCTGGATGAGCACCAGACGACCGGGATGCTGGTTGCGGCCCGGGACCATGTTGCCTTCGCGGAGGCCTGCGTCGCGCTGCTTTCCGACAGCCAGCTGAGGTTCGCCATGGGCACTGCGGCAAGACGGCGGGCGCTTGCCGAGTTCACCTTGGAGCGGTGCCTTCACCGCTACCGGGAAGCTTATCTGGCTGCCCGCGACGGCCGGTTGTTGAAGCAGACCCCCCAACACGCAGCCAAGCGCGTGCATGGGAAACATGCTGCCCGGGTTCCTGCCCCGGTCCTGACGGGCCGTCAATTCAGGCTGCTGGCATGA